The following is a genomic window from Arthrobacter sp. NicSoilB4.
GTGCGCCACGAGCGCCATCATGTGGTCTTCGGGGATTTCGAACAGCCGTTCCGCTGCGGCCAGGGATCCGCCGCGGCGCAGCTTGACGCCGGTCCGGGCATAGGAGGATGTGGTGCTGGGCAGCCCCTCGGCCGTGGAGGCGACCAGTAGCGTGTCCGCGTCCAGCCAGGAGGCGTTGCCCTTCGCTGTCGGCAGGTCGAAGCCGCCGGCCGCGGGGTCCACGAAGCTGCGGGTCTCGACGTCGAACTCGCGGTAGCGGTTCGCGTCGCCGCCGTCGGGGGAGAGGGCAAGCAGCGCCAGCCGGTGCGGCTCGCCGTCGGCCGGGCGCAGGAAGCTGGCGCCGTGGAAGACCCATTCCTCGCCGTCCGCTGCGGCCAGGGCGTCCACGTCCAGCAGGACATCCCAGTCCGGTGCTCCGCCGCGGTAGCTGTCCCAGGTGGTCCGGCGCCACAGGCCCTTCGGGTTTTGCCGGTCCTTCCAGAAGTTGTAGTACCAGTCCCCGTGCTTGCCCACCATCGCGATCCGGTCGGTGGAGTCCAGGACCTCGAGGATGCTGCCTTCCAGTGCGGCGTACTCCGCGTCCTCCAAGAGCTCTTCGGTGCGGGCGTTCTGTTCCCGGACCCAGGCAAGCTGTTCCGCGCCGTAGATCTCCTCGAGCCAGACGTTCTCGTCGACGGGTTCGGGGGCGGTTCCCTCGGTGGCGGCCCCGGCGGGACGGTCGGACGCGGGCGGGGGAGCAGCTTCAGTGGTGGTCATTTTTCCATCCAAGCAACATCGGCGCGCCGGTAGCAAGTCAAGCGGGCGCCCCGCGGAACGAGTCCCGCGACCGTCAGGCGGGTCAGGAGCGCGGGCCCGCAGCGGATACGCTGGATGCCGTGGGCATATCGCAGAGCATCCGGACGGCAGTGATTGGCGCCGGTCCCCGGGGCACGAGCGTGCTGGAGCGGCTGTTGGCCAACTGGGTGCCCGCCGGGCCGGACGCCGCCCTGCACATAGACGTCGTTGATCCGTATCCCGCAGGCCCGGGGCATGTCTGGCAGCCCGGACAGTCCCGGCTCTACCTGATGAACACCCAGTCGTTCTATCCCACGGTCATTCCAGAAGAACCAGGGCTTGCGCGGCCGCTGGCCGGGCACACCTTCGACCGCTGGCGTGAACTGCAGCGGGAGCAGCCCCACCCCGCCCTCACGGCCGAGGAGCGGGCCGAACTGACCGGGCTGGACTCGGCGGACTTCCCCAGCAGGGCCCTGTACGGCCGCTACCTCCGCTCCACGTTGGAGGAGCTGTTGTCCCGCCTCCCCGCCGGCGCCACGGTGGATTTCCACAGCACGACGGCGACGTCCGTCCGCCACACGGCCGCCCGCGCAACCGGTGACGGGGACGGCAGCCGGGTGACGTTCGACGTCGAACTGGCCGACGGCGGGGTCCTCACCGTCGATTCCGTGGTGCTGGCCCTCGGCCACCTCGAATCGAGGCTCAGCCCCGAACAGCGCGAACTCCAGGCCGCGGCGGAGGAATTCGGGCTGCTGTACCTGCCGCCGGCCGCGCCGGCCGACGTCGACTGGTCGCTGGTGCCGGCCGTCAAACCGGTGCTGGTGCGCGGCATGGGACTGAATTTCTTTGATGCCATGGGCCAGTTGACCGAAGGCCGTGGCGGCAGGTTCCTGCCCGGCGCGGACGGCCGGCTCAGCTACCTTCCCTCCGGCCGCGAACCGCTCATCATCGCGGCCTCACGGCGCGGCACCCCGTACCGGGCGAAGGCCACCCTCGCCGGGTACTACCCCGACGCCGTGACGCTGAGATACTGCACCGAGAGCGCGCTGGCGAAATTCGCGGAGACCGGAATCCGGCCCGCCTTCGACCACGACCTCTGGCCCCTCCTGCACCGCGACGCACTGTGGGCCTACTACTCAACGCTGGCGCGCTCGCAGCCGGGGGCCATCCTGACGGATGCGAAGGAGTTCCTGAAGGCACTGGAGCACGCCCTGCACCCGCATGCGCACTCCGCCGCGAAATGGGAAAACCTGGTGGACACCGTCCTGGACATCCACGTCCGTCCCGCCCACCGGCTGAACCTGCTGGGACTCGCGGCGCCGCTGGCCGGGCGGTCGTTCGGCTCCCGCGCGGAACTCGACGGCGCCGTCGTCGAGTATCTGCTCGACGACGCCCGGCGTTCCGCACTGGGGGAGGACGACCCGGTGAAGATGACCATCGGCGCCCTGCACCACGGCCGCGCGGTCCTGAAGACCGCCGTCGCGGACGGCGGGATCACCGATGAATCGTGGGTTGCCGGGCTCCGCGGCTGGTTCGAATCGTTTGTGGAAGGCCTGGCCAGCGGGCCGCCGGCGCTGCGGGCCGAACAGCTCGCTGCCCTGGTCAGCGCCGGAGTGGTCCGGTTCGTCGGGCCGGACCCGAAATTCGGGGTGGACCGCAAAGCCGGGACGTTCACGGCGGTGTCGCCCTGGGTGGGGAACCGCGCGGAAGACGGCGCCGGGGAAGTGGTGAATGCCGTGGCTATGGTCGAGGCGCTGGCGCCGGCCAACCGGGTGGCGGTCAACGAGTCGCCCCTGCTGGAGCAGCTGCTCGCCGAAGGCCTGGTCCGGCCCCGGCTCATGATGACGGTGGAGGGGACTCCCGTGCCGACGTCGGGACTGGACGTGGCCCCGCACCCGTACCGGCCGCTGGGCGCAAATGGCTCGGTGACGGAAGGACTCTATGTCCTCGGACTGCAGCTGTCCGCCGTCCAGTGGGGAACCGCCATTGCGGCTGAGGCCCGGCAGAAGAGCGGACCGGTGTACCGCAGCGGCCAGCGCACGCTGCGGGACGCCGACGAGATTGCCCGGGCCATTCTCGGGCGCTAGCTGGGGGCTGTCCGCGGCTCAGGAAAGGTGAGCATGCCCTCCGTCGGGGCCGAGCGCTGGACATATGCGCAATGTGTCCATCGCCGCGGCCCGGAGGAGGGCATGTCCCTCCCTGGGACGGCGTGGTCAGCGGGACGAACCGGGGTCGATGCTGCGCGTTTCGGAGCGCTCACTGCGTTTGCGGATCCAGTCGGAGGGGTTCACTTTGGGCAGGATCTTGGCCACAGCCAGCGCGGCGTACATCACGGTGTTGATCGCCACGAAAGTGGCAAGGATGGCGAACCAGTGGGAATGCAGGAGTGACTCGGGAAACAGCATTCCCGCGGGGATAGCAACGGCCATACCGGTCATGAGCGTTCCGCCCCCGTGGTCTCGAGCGGACGGACATGGGTGACGTGTTTCCAGCTGGCTGTCCGGCCCAGTGAGATGTCGGCGACGCCCTTGAGGTAGACCGCATTGAGGAACATGTCGAAGAACAGTTCCGGGAACAGGGTCAGTGCGAGGAGCCGGGCCCGCCATCCGCCCTTCCACACCGTGGCGACGCGTTCGACCATAAACAGGACGCCCAGCCCCAGCCAGAACGGGAACCAGATCCAGGTGTCCAGCGAGAACACCATCAGGAAGATCAGCAGCAGGTAGGAGCCCAGGGCGATCACGCCGTACCCGATCCCCAGTTGCTGGGCCCAGTAGCGCAGGGTCTGCGGTGTCATGCCATAGGCGCCGATGTTCTCCAGCGCCCCGCGCTGCCAGCGCAGCCGCTGTGCCCAGAGCGTTGTCCAGCTGGGCATCAGCTCCGTCACCACGGTGCACTGCGCGGGCGAGACCATCAGCCCGCCGAGGGATTTCAGCGCGATGGTCAGTTCGTTGTCCTCGGTCAGCGCGGCGGTGTCGTACACGTCGCCGGGGGTGCCGGGGATTGAGGCTCCGCGGCTCTCCGCCACGGTGCGCAGGGCCCGGGACCGGAACATGGAGGCGGTCCCGGTCAGTACGAAAACGCGGCCGCGCCGGCGCCCGATCTCCCGGCTGTAGCGCAGGTACTCGTTGCGCTGGAACTGGCCGATGAGTCCGTGGCCTTCCTCGCCGTAGAACAGGCCGCCGACCGCCATGAGCGCCCGGTCGTGGCTGAAGCGGTCCACCGCCGCCGCGAGGAAGCCGTCGTCGAGCCGGGTGTCCGCGTCCATGACCATCACGACGTCGTTGTCGCCAAGCCCGGGAAGCAGCCGCTTCAGCACCTGGTTGAGTGCGCCGGCCTTCTTCTGTGTGTTGTCCACCGATTCGACGACGTCGACGCCGGCCTGGCGCGCCAGGGCTACGGTGGCGTCGGTGCAGTTGTCCGCCACTACAATGACGCGGTCCGGACGGCGGGACTGCTTCAGCAGGGAGGCGATGGTCAGGGGAAGCGAGGCTTCCTCGTTGTGGGCCGGGATGAGCACCGTGACCGTTACCGGACCGGCGTGGACGCCGCGCGTTGCGGACATGACCACCCGGGGTGCCAGCGGTCCGGTGAGCGGGTCAAGGGACCGGCGCGAGCGGTTGGCGATCCTGCGGTCCACTGTGGCCACCAAGGCTGCCATCAGGAGTGCCAGGGCTATGGCGGCCAGGAGCACGCGGGGGGCCGGTGCATCCGTGTTGTACAGGATGCTCCAGAAGCCGAGCAACAGGCCGTGGGCGGGGGACTCGCTCAGCGCCGGACCGCCGGCGGCGACGGCAAACCAGAGGAGTGCGGCCGCACCGCTTGCTGTCAGGGCGATGACGATGCCGACAGCCCGATTAAATCTTCCTTTTCGCACGGGGCACATGCTACCAGCGCAACTTGTGCCCCTCCTGTCACATGGGTATCACTCCGCGGGGCGGCGGCTGCACCCGGGAAATGAGCATGCCCTCCGTCCGGGCTGCGCAGTGGACATATGGGCGATATGTCCGTTGCTGCAGCCCGGGGGAGGGCATGCTCACTGGTGCAGGGCTACGAAACTACCTACCCCTTGAGGCAGTGGCGGTAGGCGGCCATGGCCTGGCCGTAGTTTGCCTGGCCCACGAGGTCCGCTGGCCGCTGCGGTTTGACCGGCGCGGTGCACTTCGGCGGGACCGGCGTGCTGGCCGCAACCAGGACGC
Proteins encoded in this region:
- a CDS encoding FAD/NAD(P)-binding protein, yielding MGISQSIRTAVIGAGPRGTSVLERLLANWVPAGPDAALHIDVVDPYPAGPGHVWQPGQSRLYLMNTQSFYPTVIPEEPGLARPLAGHTFDRWRELQREQPHPALTAEERAELTGLDSADFPSRALYGRYLRSTLEELLSRLPAGATVDFHSTTATSVRHTAARATGDGDGSRVTFDVELADGGVLTVDSVVLALGHLESRLSPEQRELQAAAEEFGLLYLPPAAPADVDWSLVPAVKPVLVRGMGLNFFDAMGQLTEGRGGRFLPGADGRLSYLPSGREPLIIAASRRGTPYRAKATLAGYYPDAVTLRYCTESALAKFAETGIRPAFDHDLWPLLHRDALWAYYSTLARSQPGAILTDAKEFLKALEHALHPHAHSAAKWENLVDTVLDIHVRPAHRLNLLGLAAPLAGRSFGSRAELDGAVVEYLLDDARRSALGEDDPVKMTIGALHHGRAVLKTAVADGGITDESWVAGLRGWFESFVEGLASGPPALRAEQLAALVSAGVVRFVGPDPKFGVDRKAGTFTAVSPWVGNRAEDGAGEVVNAVAMVEALAPANRVAVNESPLLEQLLAEGLVRPRLMMTVEGTPVPTSGLDVAPHPYRPLGANGSVTEGLYVLGLQLSAVQWGTAIAAEARQKSGPVYRSGQRTLRDADEIARAILGR
- a CDS encoding glycosyltransferase family 2 protein, which translates into the protein MRKGRFNRAVGIVIALTASGAAALLWFAVAAGGPALSESPAHGLLLGFWSILYNTDAPAPRVLLAAIALALLMAALVATVDRRIANRSRRSLDPLTGPLAPRVVMSATRGVHAGPVTVTVLIPAHNEEASLPLTIASLLKQSRRPDRVIVVADNCTDATVALARQAGVDVVESVDNTQKKAGALNQVLKRLLPGLGDNDVVMVMDADTRLDDGFLAAAVDRFSHDRALMAVGGLFYGEEGHGLIGQFQRNEYLRYSREIGRRRGRVFVLTGTASMFRSRALRTVAESRGASIPGTPGDVYDTAALTEDNELTIALKSLGGLMVSPAQCTVVTELMPSWTTLWAQRLRWQRGALENIGAYGMTPQTLRYWAQQLGIGYGVIALGSYLLLIFLMVFSLDTWIWFPFWLGLGVLFMVERVATVWKGGWRARLLALTLFPELFFDMFLNAVYLKGVADISLGRTASWKHVTHVRPLETTGAERS